Proteins encoded by one window of Bactrocera oleae isolate idBacOlea1 chromosome 4, idBacOlea1, whole genome shotgun sequence:
- the Lpin gene encoding phosphatidate phosphatase LPIN3 isoform X3, whose product MNSLVKVFSNFREFYNEINGATLTGAIDVIVVEQPDGEFQCSPFHVRFGKLGVLRSREKVVDIEINGEPVDIHMKLGDSGEAFFVEECPEEDVEALPENMATSPIPSSYFPNKYDNDTLMGDTLESKTIIASDDIQLPLPLPRRNSIDFSKETEKEDQVPKFENQVSDFSHRRHTDNTLERRNLSEKLQEYTTQKLRQEWAEHEEIFQFEAVEREKEWINSTQTESKIQQKSNTDVAPTPTISVQPASKDELPAKLNNTNNTNNINSNINTPTTTTEAISNNTSPKDESKGGKKKRRKKSQMKKKNAQRKSSSSSSIGSTTPMEGANGNNTNADEGDGISISNNTNSSSNEEIATAKSNNDQQSAPLVSATAGDESPISETCQTSPITPSTRIPDLDIHFFSDTEITPSGGASSCVGRGSGRPSTPIQSDSELEISLREKDVDAELISNTASWKWGQLPTPDASEKVDGSGDQSAQTQAQRNSMLSGMFNFMKKTNKMRKQATDGGVYLSDLDAEGMDPEMAALYFPQPRLSKSTNNASADAGTTTSTLLQSGDDDRESGNGTSLPHSPSSMEGQKSVDSDYDDGKPQDAKYLDFVAMSLCGVGDKGEPSDEEFDQHMIKYSDDAIEQLMSNAKPDEAVNKSEPDGTTAGAGAQSKRSWWNWRRSQVGAVPNSNKIAKPDDKDDERDADQAAVATQTTRPNSPDISENTLSKTDSTLNAENTSAQVENLEDLSQASSKGEATSSNGNKNERYKKSLRLSSEAIKQLNLKDGMNEIEFSVTTAYQGTTRCKCYLFRWKHNDKVVISDIDGTITKSDVLGHILPMVGKDWAQLGVAQLFSKIEQNGYKLLYLSARAIGQSRATREYLRSIRQGDVKLPDGPLLLNPTSLISAFHREVIERKPEQFKIACLSDIRELFPDKDPFYAGYGNRINDVWAYRAVGIPIMRIFTINTKGELKHELTQTFQSSGYINQSLEVDEYFPLLDVNMYEYRTDTFDDDEEEDELKFSESDDGIELDADDVYLNDDDNEKAGITVDAKERGMLMMRLDNGRITQTKSKFAQARNNIVTGVSAVGASH is encoded by the exons ATGAATAGCCTAGTAAAGGTGTTCAGTAACTTCAGAGAGTTCTACAATGAAATCAATGGTGCTACACTCACCGGTGCCATCGATGTGATCGTGGTTGAGCAGCCGGATGGTGAATTTCAATGTTCACCCTTCCATGTGCGCTTTGGTAAATTGGGTGTGTTACGGAGTCGCGAGAAAGTG GTTGACATCGAGATCAATGGCGAGCCCGTCGACATACATATGAAGCTGGGCGACTCCGGTGAGGCATTCTTTGTGGAGGAGTGTCCCGAAGAGGATGTGGAAGCATTGCCAGAGAATATGGCTACATCGCCAATACCGAGCAGCTATTTCCCAAACAAATATGACAATGATACATTAATGGGCGATACACTCGAGAGCAAAACAAT AATTGCTAGCGATGACATACAACTGCCGCTGCCATTGCCGCGTCGTAATTCCATTGACTTTTCAAAAGAGACCGAAAAGGAAGATCAAGTGCCGAAATTTGAGAATCAAGTCTCAGATTTTAGTCACAGAAG ACACACCGACAATACATTGGAGCGACGCAATCTTAGTGAAAAACTACAAGAGTACACTACGCAAAAGCTGCGACAAGAGTGGGCCGAACATGAGGAGATTTTTCAATTTGAAGCCGTTGAAAGAGAGAAG GAATGGATTAACAGCACACAAACTGAAAGCAAAATTCAACAGAAATCCAACACAGACGTCGCACCCACACCAACGATCAGCGTGCAGCCAGCTTCCAAAGATGAGCTTCCCGCGAAACTGAATAACACgaacaatacaaataatataaacagcAACATCAACACACCCACTACTACAACCGAAGCTATCTCCAACAATACTAGTCCAAAGGATGAATCCAAAGGTGGCAAGAAGAAACGCCGCAAGAAGTCACAAATGAAGAAGAAGAATGCACAACGCAAGTCTTCGTCGAGCAGTTCAATTGGCAGCACCACACCCATGGAGGGCGCCAACGGTAATAACACGAATGCCGATGAGGGTGACGGCATTTCCATTTCGAATAACACCAACTCATCGTCGAATGAGGAGATTGCCACAGCAAAATCAAATAACGATCAACAGTCGGCACCGCTCGTCTCCGCCACGGCTGGTGATGAGAGTCCCATTAGCGAAACATGCCAAACATCACCGATTACGCCTAGCACACGTATACCAGATCTTGATATACACTTTTTCAGCGATACCGAGATAACACCATCGGGTGGTGCTAGCAGTTGTGTGGGACGCGGTTCTGGACGTCCCTCCACACCCATACAAAGCGATAGCGAATTGGAGATTTCGTTGCGTGAGAAAGATGTCGATGCTGAATTGATATCGAATACCGCTTCATGGAAATGGGGTCAATTGCCTACACCCGATGCGAGCGAGAAGGTGGACGGCAGCGGTGACCAGTCGGCACAAACGCAAGCACAACGCAACTCAATGCTGAGTGGCATGTTTAATTTCATGAAGAAAACCAATAAAATGCGTAAACAGGCCACCGATGGTGGTGTATACTTGTCCGATTTGGATGCCGAAGGTATGGATCCAGAAATGGCTGCATTATATTTCCCACAGCCGCGGCTGTCGAAGTCGACAAATAATGCCAGCGCTGATGCTGGCACAACTACCAGCACACTGTTACAATCCGGCGATGATGATCGTGAAAGTGGCAATGGCACCAGTTTGCCGCATTCGCCTAGTTCAATGGAGGGTCAGAAGAGCGTGGACTCGGACTACGATGATGGCAAGCCACAAGATGCAAA ATACCTCGACTTTGTGGCGATGTCATTGTGTGGTGTCGGTGACAAAGGCGAGCCATCAGATGAAGAGTTCGATCAACACATGATTAAATATTCTGAT GATGCCATTGAACAGCTGATGAGCAATGCCAAACCCGATGAAGCGGTGAACAAGAGCGAACCAGATGGCACCACAGCTGGCGCTGGCGCTCAATCAAAACGTTCCTGGTGGAATTGGAGGCGTTCACAAGTTGGCGCCGTACCAAATTCTAATAAGATTGCCAAACCAGATGATAAGGATGATGAGCGAG ATGCCGACCAAGCTGCCGTGGCCACACAAACAACACGCCCCAACTCCCCAGATATTAGTGAGAATACACTAAGCAAAACCGACTCGACGCTCAATGCTGAAAACACATCAGCGCAAGTTGAAAATCTCGAGGACTTATCGCAAGCCTCCTCGAAAGGTGAAGCAACCAGTAGTAACGGTAACAAAAATGAACGTTACAAGAAGAGCTTGCGCCTTAGTTCGGAAGCaatt AAACAATTGAACTTGAAGGATGGCATGAACGAAATTGAGTTCAGCGTCACCACCGCCTATCAGGGTACCACACGCTGCAAATGCTATCTCTTCCGTTGGAAGCACAACGACAAGGTTGTCATTTCCGATATCGATGGCACGATCACCAAATCGGATGTGCTCGGTCACATTTTGCCAATGGTCGGCAAAGATTGGGCCCAATTGGGTGTGGCACAATTGTTTTCGAAAATCGAACAAAATGGCTATAAGTTATTGTATTTATCCGCACGTGCCATAGGGCAATCACGTGCCACACGTGAATACTTACGTTCCATACGTCAGGGCGATGTTAAGTTACCCGATGGGCCATTGTTGCTCAATCCTACATCACTTATTTCGGCATTCCATCGTGAGGTGATCGAACGCAAGCCGGAACAATTTAAAATCGCTTGCCTCTCCGACATACGCGAGCTCTTCCCCGACAAGGATCCCTTCTATGCCGGCTATGGCAATCGCATCAAT GATGTATGGGCCTATCGCGCTGTTGGTATACCAATTATGCGCATTTTCACCATTAACACTAAGGGCGAATTGAAGCATGAGCTAACACAAACATTCCAGTCATC cGGTTACATCAATCAGTCGCTCGAAGTCGATGAGTACTTCCCGCTGTTAGATGTCAACATGTATGAGTATCGCACCGACACCTTTGACGATGACGAGGAGGAGGACGAATTGAAATTCAGTGAATCGGATGACGGCATTGAACTCGATGCCGATGACGTGTATCTCAATGATGATGACAATGAAAAAGCTGGTATTACAGTAGATGCCAAAGAACGTGGTATGCTGATGATGAGACTAGATAATGGCAGAATAACGCAAACGAAAAGTAAATTTGCGCAGGCGCGCAACAATATAGTCACAGGCGTCTCTGCTGTTGGAGCAAGTCACTAA
- the Lpin gene encoding phosphatidate phosphatase LPIN3 isoform X4 — MNSLVKVFSNFREFYNEINGATLTGAIDVIVVEQPDGEFQCSPFHVRFGKLGVLRSREKVVDIEINGEPVDIHMKLGDSGEAFFVEECPEEDVEALPENMATSPIPSSYFPNKYDNDTLMGDTLESKTIHTDNTLERRNLSEKLQEYTTQKLRQEWAEHEEIFQFEAVEREKEWINSTQTESKIQQKSNTDVAPTPTISVQPASKDELPAKLNNTNNTNNINSNINTPTTTTEAISNNTSPKDESKGGKKKRRKKSQMKKKNAQRKSSSSSSIGSTTPMEGANGNNTNADEGDGISISNNTNSSSNEEIATAKSNNDQQSAPLVSATAGDESPISETCQTSPITPSTRIPDLDIHFFSDTEITPSGGASSCVGRGSGRPSTPIQSDSELEISLREKDVDAELISNTASWKWGQLPTPDASEKVDGSGDQSAQTQAQRNSMLSGMFNFMKKTNKMRKQATDGGVYLSDLDAEGMDPEMAALYFPQPRLSKSTNNASADAGTTTSTLLQSGDDDRESGNGTSLPHSPSSMEGQKSVDSDYDDGKPQDAKYLDFVAMSLCGVGDKGEPSDEEFDQHMIKYSDVCENPSLFSSPNLVVRLNGKYYTWAAACPIVMTIITFQKPLTNDAIEQLMSNAKPDEAVNKSEPDGTTAGAGAQSKRSWWNWRRSQVGAVPNSNKIAKPDDKDDERDADQAAVATQTTRPNSPDISENTLSKTDSTLNAENTSAQVENLEDLSQASSKGEATSSNGNKNERYKKSLRLSSEAIKQLNLKDGMNEIEFSVTTAYQGTTRCKCYLFRWKHNDKVVISDIDGTITKSDVLGHILPMVGKDWAQLGVAQLFSKIEQNGYKLLYLSARAIGQSRATREYLRSIRQGDVKLPDGPLLLNPTSLISAFHREVIERKPEQFKIACLSDIRELFPDKDPFYAGYGNRINDVWAYRAVGIPIMRIFTINTKGELKHELTQTFQSSGYINQSLEVDEYFPLLDVNMYEYRTDTFDDDEEEDELKFSESDDGIELDADDVYLNDDDNEKAGITVDAKERGMLMMRLDNGRITQTKSKFAQARNNIVTGVSAVGASH, encoded by the exons ATGAATAGCCTAGTAAAGGTGTTCAGTAACTTCAGAGAGTTCTACAATGAAATCAATGGTGCTACACTCACCGGTGCCATCGATGTGATCGTGGTTGAGCAGCCGGATGGTGAATTTCAATGTTCACCCTTCCATGTGCGCTTTGGTAAATTGGGTGTGTTACGGAGTCGCGAGAAAGTG GTTGACATCGAGATCAATGGCGAGCCCGTCGACATACATATGAAGCTGGGCGACTCCGGTGAGGCATTCTTTGTGGAGGAGTGTCCCGAAGAGGATGTGGAAGCATTGCCAGAGAATATGGCTACATCGCCAATACCGAGCAGCTATTTCCCAAACAAATATGACAATGATACATTAATGGGCGATACACTCGAGAGCAAAACAAT ACACACCGACAATACATTGGAGCGACGCAATCTTAGTGAAAAACTACAAGAGTACACTACGCAAAAGCTGCGACAAGAGTGGGCCGAACATGAGGAGATTTTTCAATTTGAAGCCGTTGAAAGAGAGAAG GAATGGATTAACAGCACACAAACTGAAAGCAAAATTCAACAGAAATCCAACACAGACGTCGCACCCACACCAACGATCAGCGTGCAGCCAGCTTCCAAAGATGAGCTTCCCGCGAAACTGAATAACACgaacaatacaaataatataaacagcAACATCAACACACCCACTACTACAACCGAAGCTATCTCCAACAATACTAGTCCAAAGGATGAATCCAAAGGTGGCAAGAAGAAACGCCGCAAGAAGTCACAAATGAAGAAGAAGAATGCACAACGCAAGTCTTCGTCGAGCAGTTCAATTGGCAGCACCACACCCATGGAGGGCGCCAACGGTAATAACACGAATGCCGATGAGGGTGACGGCATTTCCATTTCGAATAACACCAACTCATCGTCGAATGAGGAGATTGCCACAGCAAAATCAAATAACGATCAACAGTCGGCACCGCTCGTCTCCGCCACGGCTGGTGATGAGAGTCCCATTAGCGAAACATGCCAAACATCACCGATTACGCCTAGCACACGTATACCAGATCTTGATATACACTTTTTCAGCGATACCGAGATAACACCATCGGGTGGTGCTAGCAGTTGTGTGGGACGCGGTTCTGGACGTCCCTCCACACCCATACAAAGCGATAGCGAATTGGAGATTTCGTTGCGTGAGAAAGATGTCGATGCTGAATTGATATCGAATACCGCTTCATGGAAATGGGGTCAATTGCCTACACCCGATGCGAGCGAGAAGGTGGACGGCAGCGGTGACCAGTCGGCACAAACGCAAGCACAACGCAACTCAATGCTGAGTGGCATGTTTAATTTCATGAAGAAAACCAATAAAATGCGTAAACAGGCCACCGATGGTGGTGTATACTTGTCCGATTTGGATGCCGAAGGTATGGATCCAGAAATGGCTGCATTATATTTCCCACAGCCGCGGCTGTCGAAGTCGACAAATAATGCCAGCGCTGATGCTGGCACAACTACCAGCACACTGTTACAATCCGGCGATGATGATCGTGAAAGTGGCAATGGCACCAGTTTGCCGCATTCGCCTAGTTCAATGGAGGGTCAGAAGAGCGTGGACTCGGACTACGATGATGGCAAGCCACAAGATGCAAA ATACCTCGACTTTGTGGCGATGTCATTGTGTGGTGTCGGTGACAAAGGCGAGCCATCAGATGAAGAGTTCGATCAACACATGATTAAATATTCTGAT GTTTGCGAAAATCCCAGTTTGTTCTCATCGCCAAATCTAGTTGTACGCCTGAATGGCAAATACTACACCTGGGCAGCTGCATGTCCAATTGTCATGACCATAATAACATTCCAGAAACCACTGACTAAC GATGCCATTGAACAGCTGATGAGCAATGCCAAACCCGATGAAGCGGTGAACAAGAGCGAACCAGATGGCACCACAGCTGGCGCTGGCGCTCAATCAAAACGTTCCTGGTGGAATTGGAGGCGTTCACAAGTTGGCGCCGTACCAAATTCTAATAAGATTGCCAAACCAGATGATAAGGATGATGAGCGAG ATGCCGACCAAGCTGCCGTGGCCACACAAACAACACGCCCCAACTCCCCAGATATTAGTGAGAATACACTAAGCAAAACCGACTCGACGCTCAATGCTGAAAACACATCAGCGCAAGTTGAAAATCTCGAGGACTTATCGCAAGCCTCCTCGAAAGGTGAAGCAACCAGTAGTAACGGTAACAAAAATGAACGTTACAAGAAGAGCTTGCGCCTTAGTTCGGAAGCaatt AAACAATTGAACTTGAAGGATGGCATGAACGAAATTGAGTTCAGCGTCACCACCGCCTATCAGGGTACCACACGCTGCAAATGCTATCTCTTCCGTTGGAAGCACAACGACAAGGTTGTCATTTCCGATATCGATGGCACGATCACCAAATCGGATGTGCTCGGTCACATTTTGCCAATGGTCGGCAAAGATTGGGCCCAATTGGGTGTGGCACAATTGTTTTCGAAAATCGAACAAAATGGCTATAAGTTATTGTATTTATCCGCACGTGCCATAGGGCAATCACGTGCCACACGTGAATACTTACGTTCCATACGTCAGGGCGATGTTAAGTTACCCGATGGGCCATTGTTGCTCAATCCTACATCACTTATTTCGGCATTCCATCGTGAGGTGATCGAACGCAAGCCGGAACAATTTAAAATCGCTTGCCTCTCCGACATACGCGAGCTCTTCCCCGACAAGGATCCCTTCTATGCCGGCTATGGCAATCGCATCAAT GATGTATGGGCCTATCGCGCTGTTGGTATACCAATTATGCGCATTTTCACCATTAACACTAAGGGCGAATTGAAGCATGAGCTAACACAAACATTCCAGTCATC cGGTTACATCAATCAGTCGCTCGAAGTCGATGAGTACTTCCCGCTGTTAGATGTCAACATGTATGAGTATCGCACCGACACCTTTGACGATGACGAGGAGGAGGACGAATTGAAATTCAGTGAATCGGATGACGGCATTGAACTCGATGCCGATGACGTGTATCTCAATGATGATGACAATGAAAAAGCTGGTATTACAGTAGATGCCAAAGAACGTGGTATGCTGATGATGAGACTAGATAATGGCAGAATAACGCAAACGAAAAGTAAATTTGCGCAGGCGCGCAACAATATAGTCACAGGCGTCTCTGCTGTTGGAGCAAGTCACTAA